In the genome of Oncorhynchus clarkii lewisi isolate Uvic-CL-2024 chromosome 4, UVic_Ocla_1.0, whole genome shotgun sequence, one region contains:
- the LOC139407670 gene encoding barH-like 2 homeobox protein: MESSSGSNFGIDTILSNATNSVNTALMNGDFRLGDSRTADFSRSQATPSPSCSDIDTVGTAPSSPISVTMEHAEPHLLQDSLPHHHHHHHHNQPGSLQLSPQPQQLGAGAACAPRTATSSFLIKDILGDSKPLAACAPYSTSVQSPHHTPKPENARDSGDGFRPKLEQDENRSKLDKRDDMEMKCNGTKEENEREISSSRDSPQSRSKKPRKARTAFSDHQLNQLERSFERQKYLSVQDRMDLAAALNLTDTQVKTWYQNRRTKWKRQTAVGLELLAEAGNYSALQRMFPSPYFYHPSLLGTMDSTTAAAAAAAMYSSMYRTPQQPHPGLQRPLVPRVLIHGLGPGGQPALNPLGNGMPGTQHQR; the protein is encoded by the exons ATGGAATCCTCCAGCGGATCGAACTTTGGAATAGACACTATTTTATCCAACGCTACTAATTCTGTTAACACCGCGCTAATGAACGGAGATTTCCGCCTCGGCGACAGCAGGACAGCGGATTTCAGCCGGAGCCAGGCCACCCCGTCCCCGTCATGTTCGGACATAGACACAGTGGGAACGGCCCCCTCTTCCCCCATCTCGGTCACCATGGAGCACGCCGAGCCGCATCTGCTCCAAGACAGCctaccacatcaccaccaccaccaccaccacaaccaaccaGGGAGTTTGCAACTATCGCCCCAGCCGCAGCAGCTAGGGGCCGGGGCCGCCTGTGCCCCCAGGACTGCCACCTCTTCGTTTTTAATCAAAGACATTTTAGGCGACAGCAAACCCCTGGCAGCGTGCGCACCTTACAGCACCAGCGTACAGTCACCCCATCACACCCCCAAACCTGAGAATGCCAGGGACAGTGGGGACGGCTTCAGGCCGAAGTTGGAACAAGATGAAAATAGGAGCAAGTTGGACAAAAGAGACGATATGGAAATGAAATGCAacg GAACAAAAGAAGAGAATGAACGGGAAATTTCAAGTAGCAGAGATAGTCCTCAATCACGGTCAAAAAAACCTCGTAAAGCACGGACGGCCTTTTCAGACCATCAACTCAACCAACTCGAGCGAAGCTTCGAGCGCCAAAAATACCTCAGCGTGCAGGATCGCATGGACCTCGCGGCAGCACTCAACCTGACCGACACACAGGTGAAAACCTGGTACCAAAACCGACG GACGAAGTGGAAAAGACAGACAGCGGTCGGATTAGAGCTACTGGCTGAAGCCGGAAATTATTCCGCTTTACAAAGAATGTTTCCGTCGCCCTATTTCTACCACCCGAGCTTGTTGGGCACCATGGACAGCACAACAGCAGCCGCAGCAGCCGCAGCAAtgtacagcagtatgtaccggacTCCGCAGCAACCACATCCCGGTCTCCAGAGGCCTCTTGTCCCGAGAGTACTCATCCATGGCCTTGGGCCTGGGGGCCAACCGGCATTGAACCCGCTGGGTAACGGCATGCCCGGCACGCAGCATCAGCGGTAG